In Geminicoccaceae bacterium, a single window of DNA contains:
- a CDS encoding ATP-binding cassette domain-containing protein, with the protein MEPTIFAFLRRYAWKQQVVILALTAFTLPLGYAALELPKLIINRALGTDPSPEFFGYQWDRMELLWTLCGLFLATVLASGGLKYVVNVYAGVVSERMLRRLRYQLYDHVLRFPLPHLKRVSQGELVQMINAEVEPLGGFVGEAVTTPGLQGGTLLISLTFMFVQDPVLGLAATALYPLQIWIIPKLQAKVNQLGKQRVNQVRRNAEKISESAAGVRDIRGNSASNFERARFSSELSKVFNLRFEIYKKKFLIKFLNNFLSQIGPFFFYSIGGYLVIQGQLTVGALVAVIGAQKDITSPWKELLSFYQMVYDVRIKYDQVVTQFMPQGLREPESAEAVPAAPGPDFRKDVRINGLGLQDEDGGVILDSCSANFTLPTTIAIVGSSGSGKEELALCMAGLLDPSSGRVLYGGVDVTELPEFQAGRKIAFVGNPTQIFRGSIRDNMLYGLCNRPVAKSDDPERGAYLLESARAGNSPLFPFDDWTDFASIGIRSDDEKLPRIIEILKLVGLDHDAYSIGLRSSLRQPDDNDLEALLLDARREMRQRLEKDPRLSRLVEPFDLARYNTNATLGENLIFGTTTSDAFDIEHLAGNRYVRSVLDGQNLTDDLIEAGYHLASTMVELFADLSPDHEYYREFSFINAEDLPEYRALVSRADVNHLDHLNEDDRAKLLSLPFKFIVARHRLELIGEELQGKVLKARAAFRKNLPEELKGVIEFFDPDQYNRATTIQDNILFGRVAYGQAQAREKILTLIGDILEKADTRDRIIAVGIRFECGVSGGLLSAPQRQKLGLARALMKEPDVLILVDATGPLDRSEARVVLENVLSSFDNRTVIWALQEPQIAKNFKNVIVMDHGSIAEKGTVASLDHDGSAYHALVGQ; encoded by the coding sequence ATGGAACCGACCATTTTCGCATTCCTGCGGCGTTATGCCTGGAAGCAGCAGGTCGTGATCCTGGCGCTGACCGCATTCACCCTCCCGCTGGGGTATGCCGCTCTGGAGCTGCCCAAGCTCATCATCAACCGGGCTCTGGGCACCGATCCGTCTCCTGAGTTTTTCGGTTATCAGTGGGATCGGATGGAACTGCTGTGGACCCTGTGCGGGCTTTTCCTTGCGACCGTGCTCGCCAGTGGCGGGCTCAAATATGTTGTCAATGTCTATGCCGGCGTCGTGTCCGAGCGGATGCTGCGACGGTTGCGCTACCAGTTGTACGACCATGTCCTGCGGTTTCCCCTACCGCATCTCAAGCGCGTCAGCCAGGGCGAGCTGGTGCAGATGATCAATGCAGAGGTCGAGCCGCTGGGTGGTTTTGTGGGCGAGGCGGTGACGACACCGGGCCTGCAGGGCGGTACGTTGCTGATCAGTCTGACGTTCATGTTCGTTCAGGATCCGGTACTGGGGCTCGCCGCCACGGCTCTCTATCCGTTGCAGATCTGGATCATTCCCAAGTTGCAGGCCAAGGTGAACCAGCTGGGCAAGCAGAGGGTCAACCAGGTCCGCCGCAATGCGGAAAAGATCAGCGAGTCGGCCGCTGGTGTCAGGGATATTCGTGGCAATAGCGCATCGAATTTCGAACGCGCGCGCTTTTCAAGTGAATTATCGAAAGTATTCAATCTTCGTTTCGAAATATACAAGAAGAAATTTCTCATAAAATTTCTCAATAATTTCCTTTCGCAGATTGGTCCGTTTTTCTTTTATTCTATCGGTGGATACCTTGTCATTCAGGGGCAGCTTACCGTTGGTGCGCTGGTCGCGGTCATTGGCGCGCAGAAGGACATAACTTCTCCGTGGAAAGAGCTCTTGTCCTTCTATCAGATGGTCTACGATGTCCGGATCAAATACGATCAGGTCGTTACCCAGTTCATGCCGCAGGGCTTGCGCGAGCCGGAGAGCGCCGAAGCCGTTCCGGCGGCACCCGGGCCGGATTTCAGGAAGGATGTACGGATCAACGGCCTGGGGTTGCAGGACGAGGACGGAGGCGTCATCCTCGATTCCTGCTCGGCTAACTTTACCCTGCCGACAACGATCGCCATCGTGGGTTCGTCGGGATCCGGCAAGGAGGAGCTTGCCCTGTGCATGGCCGGGTTGCTCGATCCATCGAGCGGCCGGGTCCTGTATGGCGGTGTCGATGTTACCGAACTGCCGGAATTCCAGGCAGGCAGAAAGATCGCGTTTGTAGGCAATCCAACCCAGATCTTCCGTGGTTCGATTCGCGACAACATGCTCTATGGTCTGTGCAATCGGCCGGTCGCAAAATCGGACGATCCGGAACGTGGGGCCTACTTGCTCGAGTCGGCGCGGGCCGGCAACTCGCCGCTGTTTCCATTCGACGACTGGACGGACTTCGCCTCGATCGGCATCCGGTCCGATGACGAGAAGCTGCCGCGCATCATCGAGATACTCAAGCTGGTCGGGCTCGATCATGATGCCTACTCGATCGGCCTGAGGTCGAGCCTGCGGCAACCCGACGACAACGATCTGGAAGCCCTGCTGCTGGACGCGCGCAGGGAGATGCGGCAGCGCCTTGAAAAAGATCCGCGGTTGTCGCGACTGGTCGAGCCCTTTGATCTCGCACGCTACAACACCAATGCGACCCTGGGTGAAAATCTCATTTTCGGAACGACAACCAGCGATGCCTTCGACATCGAGCACCTTGCGGGGAACCGGTATGTGCGAAGTGTGCTCGACGGGCAAAACCTGACCGATGACCTGATTGAGGCCGGCTATCATCTGGCCTCGACAATGGTCGAACTGTTCGCTGACCTGTCACCGGATCATGAATATTACCGGGAGTTCAGCTTCATCAATGCCGAAGACCTGCCGGAATATCGCGCGCTTGTAAGCAGGGCCGACGTCAATCATCTTGACCATTTGAATGAGGACGATCGTGCGAAGCTCCTTTCCCTGCCGTTCAAGTTCATCGTCGCCAGACACCGGCTCGAACTGATCGGAGAAGAGTTGCAGGGCAAAGTTCTCAAGGCCCGTGCGGCTTTCCGCAAGAACCTGCCCGAAGAGCTGAAGGGTGTGATCGAATTTTTCGATCCAGATCAGTACAATCGCGCGACGACGATTCAGGACAATATCCTGTTCGGCCGTGTTGCCTACGGGCAGGCGCAGGCACGCGAGAAGATTCTGACGCTGATCGGGGATATTCTCGAAAAGGCGGATACGCGCGATCGCATCATCGCGGTGGGCATCCGTTTCGAATGCGGGGTCAGTGGTGGGTTGCTGTCGGCACCGCAGCGGCAGAAGCTCGGGCTTGCGCGAGCCCTGATGAAAGAGCCGGATGTCCTCATACTTGTTGACGCAACGGGTCCGCTCGACCGGTCGGAAGCTCGCGTCGTCCTTGAAAATGTGCTGTCTTCATTCGACAACCGAACGGTCATCTGGGCACTACAGGAACCGCAGATCGCAAAGAACTTCAAGAACGTGATCGTCATGGATCATGGGTCCATCGCCGAAAAGGGAACGGTCGCCAGTCTGGATCATGACGGGAGTGCCTATCATGCATTGGTCGGCCAGTGA
- a CDS encoding GNAT family N-acetyltransferase, whose amino-acid sequence MSFHLRRATAADSDALWDMLEPVIRDGETYALDRDMSREAALAAWIESPRVSWIATNDEGTALGTFYVKPNQQGGGNHICNAGFVTSPRARGLGIGRWMGGRAIEEATALGYAAMQFNFVIASNAVAVRLWRGLGFIVIGTIPDAFRHPRLGLVDAYVMYRRLG is encoded by the coding sequence ATGTCGTTTCATCTCAGGCGCGCGACGGCGGCCGACAGCGATGCGTTGTGGGATATGCTCGAACCGGTGATCCGTGACGGTGAGACCTATGCGCTCGATCGCGATATGAGCCGCGAGGCGGCGCTCGCCGCATGGATCGAATCGCCGCGCGTGTCATGGATCGCCACAAATGACGAAGGAACCGCATTGGGGACATTCTATGTCAAGCCAAACCAGCAAGGTGGCGGCAACCATATCTGCAATGCCGGTTTCGTGACGTCGCCACGGGCGCGTGGTCTCGGCATCGGTCGCTGGATGGGCGGGCGCGCCATCGAGGAAGCGACGGCGTTGGGATATGCGGCCATGCAGTTCAACTTTGTCATTGCCAGTAACGCCGTCGCGGTGCGGCTCTGGCGCGGTCTCGGTTTCATCGTCATCGGCACCATTCCCGATGCGTTCCGGCATCCCCGGCTTGGTCTGGTCGACGCGTATGTGATGTACCGCCGCCTTGGTTAG
- a CDS encoding SDR family NAD(P)-dependent oxidoreductase yields MKLDGVVAVVTGGASGLGLATTEMLVGRGARVVLVDCDREKSGVEATRLGIIAKELDVSDGLAAEAMMAEIVADVGAPRLLVNCAGIGPARRIVGRDGAMPLDAYRQVIEVNLIGTFNMLRVAAAAMNDLEPLATGERGVIVNTASVAAYDGQIGQAAYASSKGGIVGLTLPAARELAGRGIRVMAIAPGLFATPLLLGMPENVQQGLAASIPFPGRFGDPGEYAALVEHIAENVMLNGEVIRLDGALRMAPR; encoded by the coding sequence ATGAAGCTTGATGGTGTGGTTGCAGTCGTGACTGGCGGCGCTTCCGGTCTCGGTCTCGCAACGACGGAGATGCTGGTCGGCAGAGGGGCTCGTGTCGTTCTGGTGGATTGTGACCGCGAGAAGTCGGGCGTCGAAGCGACACGTCTGGGGATAATTGCCAAAGAGCTGGATGTGTCGGACGGACTGGCTGCCGAGGCGATGATGGCGGAGATTGTCGCCGACGTCGGAGCACCGCGATTGCTGGTCAATTGTGCGGGTATCGGTCCGGCCAGGCGTATCGTCGGCCGTGATGGTGCGATGCCGCTTGACGCCTATCGGCAGGTGATCGAGGTCAACCTCATCGGCACATTCAACATGTTGCGCGTTGCGGCAGCCGCCATGAACGATCTCGAACCTTTGGCAACGGGCGAGCGCGGTGTCATCGTCAATACGGCGTCAGTAGCGGCCTATGATGGCCAGATCGGGCAGGCTGCCTATGCATCGTCGAAAGGCGGCATCGTCGGCCTGACGCTTCCGGCGGCACGCGAGCTGGCCGGTCGCGGCATCCGGGTCATGGCCATTGCGCCGGGGCTCTTTGCCACGCCGCTGCTGTTGGGCATGCCCGAGAATGTACAACAGGGCCTCGCGGCATCGATTCCGTTTCCCGGTCGGTTTGGCGATCCCGGAGAATATGCTGCACTTGTGGAGCATATCGCCGAAAACGTCATGCTCAACGGGGAGGTCATCCGCCTCGACGGCGCCTTGCGCATGGCACCTCGATAA
- a CDS encoding F0F1 ATP synthase subunit B — protein MMPIIVLMVALLCLLFLIRKPLGSMVIGGLDRRGERIRAELDEANRLHEEARALLDKHRAKLVEGENAAAEIVAHAQSEAKRLEERLKAEMEHALKRREELALERISQEETRALRDVRTRAAHLAVQTTRQILTEHLGGDGAQAVMKSAISEVKQKLA, from the coding sequence ATGATGCCCATAATTGTCCTGATGGTCGCATTGCTTTGCCTGCTTTTCCTGATCCGCAAGCCTCTGGGCTCGATGGTCATCGGAGGGTTGGACAGGCGTGGGGAGCGCATACGCGCCGAACTCGACGAGGCCAACCGGCTCCATGAGGAAGCCCGTGCGCTGCTGGACAAGCACAGGGCAAAGCTGGTCGAAGGCGAGAATGCCGCGGCGGAGATCGTCGCGCATGCGCAGAGCGAGGCCAAGCGTCTTGAGGAGCGGCTCAAGGCGGAGATGGAGCATGCACTCAAGCGTCGCGAGGAGCTTGCCCTCGAACGGATTTCCCAGGAGGAAACGCGGGCCTTGCGTGATGTGCGCACCCGTGCGGCGCATCTCGCCGTCCAGACGACACGCCAGATCCTCACGGAGCATCTTGGTGGTGACGGTGCGCAGGCTGTCATGAAAAGCGCGATCTCGGAGGTGAAGCAGAAGCTTGCCTGA
- a CDS encoding F0F1 ATP synthase subunit B' — MMARYLRTAGAMVMGAFVALVPWLVAAAETAQEVSAAAEAHNGAEHSGGMPQLDVSTYLPQVFWLVVFFVVLYRIVSRKAVPQLSDIIRQREERIAGDLNQAAELRAEAEAAYEQYEASLAKAHAAAQKQVKEIRDRIAEEQAARLAEVDAAMARKVADAEKRIAEARARAMAEVENVAVESAQAATERLIGVKVGVDEARRALAVVRENAA; from the coding sequence ATGATGGCTCGCTATCTTCGTACAGCGGGTGCCATGGTCATGGGAGCCTTCGTGGCTCTCGTGCCTTGGCTGGTCGCTGCTGCCGAAACGGCCCAGGAAGTGTCCGCCGCTGCCGAGGCTCATAACGGTGCCGAGCATTCGGGTGGCATGCCGCAGCTCGACGTCAGCACCTACCTCCCGCAGGTCTTCTGGCTGGTCGTCTTTTTCGTGGTCCTGTACCGGATCGTTTCGAGGAAGGCGGTGCCGCAGCTGTCGGACATCATCCGTCAGCGCGAGGAACGTATAGCCGGCGATCTTAACCAAGCGGCGGAACTGCGTGCCGAGGCCGAAGCCGCCTACGAGCAGTATGAAGCCAGTCTCGCGAAGGCTCATGCCGCGGCGCAGAAGCAGGTCAAGGAAATCCGTGATCGCATAGCCGAAGAGCAGGCCGCAAGGCTGGCCGAGGTCGATGCAGCCATGGCCAGGAAGGTCGCCGATGCGGAAAAACGCATCGCGGAAGCACGTGCGCGGGCGATGGCCGAGGTCGAAAATGTCGCCGTCGAGTCAGCTCAGGCCGCAACTGAACGGCTGATCGGCGTCAAGGTCGGCGTGGATGAGGCCAGGCGTGCGCTGGCCGTCGTTCGGGAGAACGCAGCATGA
- a CDS encoding F0F1 ATP synthase subunit C has protein sequence MEIEAAKMIGAGLACIGLAGVGIGIGNVIATSIATFGRNPAAQDKLQPIMFLGFALVEAIGLFALVVAFILLFG, from the coding sequence ATGGAGATTGAAGCAGCCAAGATGATCGGCGCTGGCCTGGCTTGTATCGGCCTTGCGGGTGTTGGCATCGGTATCGGCAACGTTATCGCCACCAGTATTGCCACTTTCGGTCGCAATCCGGCCGCCCAGGACAAGCTTCAGCCGATCATGTTCCTCGGCTTTGCGCTCGTCGAGGCCATTGGCCTGTTCGCGCTCGTCGTCGCCTTCATCCTGCTCTTCGGCTGA
- a CDS encoding F0F1 ATP synthase subunit A, translated as MAGPLQQFEVKPIMTMVFEPLGLNISFTNSALFMAIAVGVAAWLFKRGLDGASIVPGRMQSLCEVIYDFVKGMIMDNVGKEGMRYMPIVMSVFLFILLGNLIGMIPGTFTYTSHIIVTLVMAVCIVGGVTVIGFARHGTHFLSLFAPAGVPMFIYPLLIPIEILSYLIRPFSLSMRLAVNMTAGHIMMKTFAGFVLAMGVFGILPFLVAVGLTGLEIVIAFLQAYVFTVLSCIYLNDAVHLH; from the coding sequence TTGGCAGGTCCACTTCAGCAATTCGAAGTCAAGCCGATCATGACGATGGTCTTCGAACCGCTTGGCCTTAACATCTCATTCACCAATTCGGCGCTGTTCATGGCCATTGCCGTCGGTGTGGCAGCATGGTTGTTCAAGCGCGGTCTCGATGGAGCGAGTATCGTCCCCGGCCGGATGCAATCGCTGTGCGAAGTCATATATGACTTCGTCAAGGGCATGATCATGGACAATGTCGGCAAGGAAGGCATGCGCTACATGCCGATTGTCATGTCCGTTTTCCTTTTCATTCTGCTCGGCAATCTCATCGGCATGATTCCGGGTACGTTCACCTACACCAGTCACATCATCGTCACTCTCGTCATGGCCGTGTGCATCGTCGGCGGTGTCACGGTGATAGGCTTTGCACGGCACGGAACGCATTTCCTGAGCCTGTTCGCACCTGCCGGCGTGCCGATGTTCATCTATCCGCTGCTCATTCCCATCGAGATCCTGTCCTATCTGATCCGTCCGTTCAGTCTCTCGATGCGTCTTGCGGTGAACATGACCGCCGGCCACATCATGATGAAGACGTTCGCCGGATTCGTGCTTGCGATGGGCGTATTCGGCATCCTGCCGTTCCTTGTCGCCGTCGGTCTCACCGGTCTTGAGATCGTGATCGCGTTCCTGCAGGCCTATGTCTTCACTGTCCTGTCGTGCATTTACCTGAACGACGCGGTGCATCTGCACTGA
- a CDS encoding AtpZ/AtpI family protein: MSEDDRKPDFVDFDARLERLKASQPGSRDEDAQSRRRNASSAHAGLHVGIELIAGVLFGVVLGYFLDGWLDTRPVFLIIMLVLGTAAGTLNAYRYMKRLDRERAEQAEAGNER; the protein is encoded by the coding sequence ATGAGCGAGGATGATCGCAAGCCCGATTTTGTCGACTTCGATGCACGTTTGGAGCGCCTGAAGGCGAGCCAGCCGGGCAGCAGGGATGAGGACGCCCAATCCAGGCGCAGGAATGCGTCGTCGGCTCATGCAGGCTTGCATGTCGGTATCGAGCTGATTGCAGGTGTCTTGTTCGGCGTGGTCCTGGGCTACTTCCTTGATGGGTGGCTCGACACACGACCGGTGTTCCTCATCATCATGCTTGTTCTTGGCACGGCAGCAGGCACGCTGAATGCGTATCGCTACATGAAGCGGCTGGATCGCGAGCGCGCGGAGCAGGCGGAGGCCGGCAACGAGCGCTGA
- a CDS encoding AAA family ATPase, with translation MEFSRLRVSGFKSFCDPVELEIGSGLTGIVGPNGCGKSNIVEALRWVMGESSARGLRGSEMNDVIFAGSALRSAYDIAEVSLLVKKPVSVPSPTAGKQAVAGGEDTTVEGAPGLAEAGAPFELQELEIARRISRSAGSAYRINGREVRARDVHLVFADVGAGARSPAIISQGQVGFVVEAKPEERRRLLEDAAGIGGLHSRRREAELKLAATERNLERVTDRIAGQDERLVELRRQAKQAERYRKLQEQIRELEAMVTLARLKEAREALETTRVRHEELTREHARGQHAASEAEKARGVAEKALPARREAVSLASALAVRAEERLSSVEAGRQQHERETAMLAEQVEELRQRLDSYRRDAERAETMLTERDLEATAAGEEMTQVGARLAELRDIEPALTRQSGEDSLRLQEMERELATAEARHESLARQLAGLRARRADVAQELERLVAVDDDALVEVAGRRLAEARAEHEAASRTRRQAMERAEALAVQQKELGSRVESGREQLASAVSARQEVDVELRQARQRHEARSDQLARLDREGQRVGRRIEAIEREFSALALEARGETHKRLSAQCATLKAQLDDREEAERRLTAACEAAVEGREIAVARVGEAERQLERSLAEDAALRSLQSDDDGHPVIDSFDVPEAWGRALAAALGDDLLLRVENGDSSGGFWRHLDPELPTLALPAGVEPLSGHLDVPEILRRRLQSVGVCPDSETASRLQPGLAQGQRLVTQDGGLWRWDGLVRLPGEEDPGELRVMQRRRLAVLAAGMPALRQALMEAQAHGAESRATLHRLEGELAEVRAEHRRLEMEFRTQTVKRDQLTREIEVGGASRARLVEERDALQREQAVLDDERQKLGEEDPQLLKTIEARYQGAADTVRHFERDFASQRDRLASVEGRLETARKEADKEGGRETELLEAVTRAEITFERRRGEAEVRKAHRSTASTTLTRDAEKLDAEIDAVGGELSAIEMQLTGLREDRDAHAARLDARRNELETVRQEAARHAARLSALEQRIASLKAEHARLIESRENAVRSREPLVARLSQARDKLERHRAESGPAARHAEIVAELQRLTAALAGEQEALAAAEGLLARCTEASRQAEARLAACHEAMALAGAERQRLQDGVDAALAHARARLNKPVDDLLGQETISEMLADADVPAMEERLQRLVTSRERAGPVNLRAAIEADEREAELAGLRREEEDLRHAVDRLKSGISTLNREARERLNEVFVKVDDHFRRLFGKLFQGGKAHLRLTHLDDPLNCGLELEAMPPGKKLQNISLLSGGEKSLTALALIFAFFLSEPSPLCVLDEVDAALDDANVERFVLLMEEIARETRTRFVVVTHHPFTMARMDRLFGVTMIERGVSRLVSVALDEAVEIGSRA, from the coding sequence TTGGAATTCTCGCGACTGCGTGTGAGCGGCTTCAAGTCGTTTTGCGATCCGGTTGAGCTGGAGATCGGTTCGGGGCTGACGGGCATCGTCGGTCCCAATGGCTGCGGCAAATCGAATATCGTCGAGGCACTGCGCTGGGTGATGGGAGAAAGCTCCGCACGGGGCCTGCGCGGGTCGGAGATGAACGATGTCATCTTCGCCGGTTCGGCCCTGCGCAGCGCCTACGACATTGCCGAGGTTTCGCTTCTCGTCAAAAAGCCGGTGAGCGTCCCGTCGCCAACGGCCGGCAAGCAGGCTGTTGCGGGTGGTGAAGACACAACCGTCGAAGGAGCGCCGGGGCTGGCGGAGGCCGGTGCCCCCTTCGAATTGCAGGAACTGGAGATCGCCCGGCGGATCAGCCGCAGTGCCGGTTCCGCCTACCGGATCAATGGCCGTGAGGTCCGGGCGCGCGACGTGCATCTGGTGTTCGCCGATGTCGGCGCGGGTGCCCGTTCCCCGGCGATCATCAGTCAGGGGCAGGTGGGGTTCGTCGTCGAGGCGAAACCGGAGGAGCGTCGCCGCCTGCTGGAGGATGCGGCCGGTATCGGCGGTCTGCACAGTCGCAGGCGCGAGGCGGAACTCAAGCTCGCCGCCACCGAGCGCAATCTCGAACGGGTGACGGACCGCATTGCCGGTCAGGATGAGCGGCTGGTCGAGCTGCGCCGTCAGGCCAAGCAGGCGGAGCGCTATCGCAAGCTGCAGGAACAGATCCGCGAACTTGAGGCGATGGTTACGCTGGCGCGGCTGAAGGAGGCCCGTGAGGCGCTGGAGACGACGCGTGTGCGCCACGAGGAACTGACCCGCGAGCATGCGCGGGGACAACATGCCGCCAGTGAGGCGGAGAAGGCCCGGGGTGTCGCCGAAAAGGCGCTTCCTGCCCGGCGCGAGGCCGTATCGCTGGCGTCGGCCCTCGCGGTGCGGGCCGAGGAGCGCCTCTCGTCCGTCGAGGCAGGCCGGCAGCAGCATGAACGCGAAACTGCCATGCTGGCCGAGCAGGTCGAGGAACTTCGCCAAAGGCTCGATTCCTACCGGAGGGATGCGGAGCGCGCCGAAACGATGCTGACCGAGCGTGACCTCGAAGCCACGGCGGCCGGTGAAGAAATGACACAGGTTGGTGCCCGGCTCGCCGAACTGCGTGACATCGAACCCGCACTGACACGGCAATCGGGTGAAGACAGTCTTCGTTTGCAGGAGATGGAACGGGAACTGGCCACGGCCGAGGCCCGCCATGAAAGCCTCGCGCGCCAGTTGGCCGGGCTCAGGGCCCGCCGTGCCGACGTCGCTCAGGAGCTCGAACGGCTGGTTGCCGTGGACGATGATGCGCTGGTGGAGGTTGCCGGCCGCAGGCTTGCCGAGGCGCGAGCGGAGCATGAGGCGGCGAGCCGGACGCGGCGTCAGGCGATGGAACGGGCCGAGGCGCTGGCTGTCCAGCAGAAGGAACTGGGTTCGAGGGTGGAGAGCGGGCGCGAGCAGCTTGCCTCTGCCGTATCGGCACGACAGGAAGTCGATGTGGAGCTGCGGCAGGCCCGTCAGAGGCACGAGGCGCGCAGTGACCAGCTGGCCCGCCTCGACCGTGAAGGCCAGAGGGTTGGCCGGCGGATCGAGGCCATCGAGCGGGAATTCTCGGCGCTGGCGCTGGAGGCGAGGGGCGAGACCCACAAGCGGCTGTCGGCCCAGTGCGCGACCCTGAAGGCGCAACTCGACGACAGGGAAGAGGCCGAGCGACGCCTTACCGCAGCCTGCGAGGCTGCCGTGGAGGGGCGGGAGATCGCTGTAGCCAGGGTCGGCGAGGCCGAAAGGCAACTCGAACGCTCGCTGGCCGAGGACGCCGCCCTCAGGTCGCTGCAAAGTGACGACGATGGCCATCCGGTCATCGACAGTTTCGATGTGCCCGAAGCCTGGGGCAGAGCTCTTGCGGCAGCGCTGGGCGATGACCTGCTGCTGCGGGTCGAGAATGGCGATTCGTCCGGCGGGTTCTGGAGGCATCTCGACCCGGAACTGCCCACTCTTGCCCTGCCCGCGGGAGTCGAACCGCTTTCCGGTCATCTCGACGTGCCGGAAATCCTCCGTCGGCGACTCCAGTCGGTGGGCGTATGTCCCGATTCGGAGACCGCATCGCGACTGCAACCGGGACTCGCCCAGGGGCAGCGGCTGGTCACGCAGGACGGGGGGCTGTGGCGGTGGGATGGTCTGGTGCGCCTGCCCGGCGAGGAGGACCCCGGGGAGCTGCGGGTGATGCAGCGTCGTCGTCTCGCCGTGCTCGCGGCCGGAATGCCGGCGTTGCGGCAGGCGCTCATGGAGGCGCAGGCGCACGGTGCCGAAAGTCGCGCAACCCTGCACCGGCTGGAAGGCGAGCTTGCCGAGGTTCGTGCCGAGCACCGCCGGCTGGAGATGGAGTTCCGCACGCAGACGGTGAAGCGCGACCAGCTCACCCGTGAGATCGAGGTTGGGGGTGCCAGTCGCGCCCGCCTGGTGGAGGAACGTGATGCCTTGCAACGCGAGCAGGCCGTGCTCGATGACGAACGGCAGAAGCTGGGCGAGGAAGATCCTCAGCTATTGAAGACCATCGAGGCCCGGTATCAGGGGGCTGCGGATACCGTTCGCCATTTCGAGCGGGATTTTGCATCGCAGCGCGATCGGCTGGCCTCGGTCGAAGGCCGCCTCGAAACTGCCCGCAAGGAAGCCGACAAGGAGGGGGGGCGAGAGACGGAACTGCTCGAAGCCGTCACCCGGGCCGAGATCACCTTCGAACGCCGTCGTGGCGAAGCCGAGGTGAGAAAGGCGCATCGCAGCACCGCATCGACGACACTGACCCGGGACGCGGAAAAACTCGATGCGGAGATCGATGCTGTCGGTGGAGAACTTTCGGCCATCGAGATGCAACTGACCGGGCTCCGTGAGGATCGGGACGCTCATGCCGCGAGGCTTGATGCCCGCCGCAACGAGCTGGAGACAGTTCGCCAGGAAGCCGCCCGCCATGCCGCCCGCCTGTCGGCGCTGGAACAGCGCATCGCATCCCTGAAGGCGGAGCACGCAAGGCTGATCGAATCCCGCGAGAATGCGGTCCGGTCCCGTGAGCCGCTCGTTGCGCGCCTGAGCCAGGCGCGGGACAAGCTCGAACGGCATCGGGCCGAAAGCGGCCCGGCAGCCCGTCATGCGGAGATCGTGGCCGAACTTCAGCGATTGACCGCTGCGCTGGCCGGGGAACAGGAGGCCCTGGCGGCTGCCGAGGGACTGCTGGCCCGATGTACCGAAGCCAGCCGGCAGGCGGAGGCGCGGCTGGCAGCCTGCCATGAGGCCATGGCATTGGCAGGTGCCGAACGCCAGCGCCTGCAGGACGGTGTCGATGCCGCACTTGCCCATGCGCGTGCCCGGTTGAACAAGCCGGTCGACGATCTTCTCGGACAGGAAACCATCTCCGAAATGCTTGCCGATGCCGATGTTCCGGCCATGGAGGAGCGGCTGCAACGACTCGTCACCTCACGCGAACGGGCGGGGCCGGTCAACCTGCGGGCCGCCATCGAGGCCGATGAACGCGAGGCGGAACTGGCCGGGCTTCGCCGCGAGGAAGAGGATCTGCGGCATGCGGTGGATCGCCTCAAGAGTGGCATCTCGACTCTCAACCGGGAGGCACGCGAGCGGCTGAACGAGGTCTTCGTCAAGGTCGATGATCATTTCCGCCGGTTGTTCGGCAAGCTGTTCCAGGGTGGCAAGGCACATCTGCGCCTTACCCATCTCGACGATCCGCTCAATTGCGGCCTCGAACTCGAAGCCATGCCGCCGGGCAAGAAACTGCAGAACATTTCACTGTTGTCGGGTGGAGAAAAGAGCCTGACTGCACTGGCGCTGATCTTCGCGTTTTTCCTGAGCGAGCCGAGCCCGCTTTGCGTGCTGGACGAGGTCGATGCCGCCCTCGACGATGCCAATGTCGAGCGCTTCGTTCTATTGATGGAGGAAATCGCCCGGGAGACAAGGACGCGCTTCGTTGTTGTTACCCACCATCCGTTTACCATGGCGCGCATGGACCGGCTGTTCGGGGTGACCATGATCGAGCGCGGGGTATCGCGTCTCGTATCCGTTGCCCTCGACGAGGCGGTGGAGATCGGATCTAGGGCATAG